A single Thermosynechococcus vestitus BP-1 DNA region contains:
- the petB gene encoding cytochrome b6, whose product MNKVYDWFEERLEIQAIADDITSKYVPPHVNIFYCLGGITLTCFLIQFATGFAMTFYYKPTVAEAFASVQYIMNEVNFGWLIRSIHKWSASMMVLMMILHVFRVYLTGGFKKPRELTWVTGVVLAVITVSFGVTGYSLPWDQVGYWAVKIVSGIPAAIPVVGDQLVELMRGGESVGQATLTRFYSLHTFVLPWSIAVFMLMHFLMIRKQGISGPL is encoded by the coding sequence ATGAACAAAGTTTACGACTGGTTTGAGGAACGCCTCGAAATTCAGGCGATCGCTGACGATATCACCAGCAAATATGTGCCGCCCCACGTAAACATTTTTTACTGTCTTGGTGGCATTACCCTCACCTGTTTTCTGATCCAATTTGCCACCGGCTTTGCCATGACGTTTTACTACAAACCTACGGTGGCTGAAGCCTTTGCTTCTGTGCAGTACATCATGAATGAGGTCAACTTTGGCTGGTTGATCCGCTCCATTCACAAGTGGTCCGCCAGCATGATGGTCTTGATGATGATTCTGCACGTTTTCCGTGTCTATCTTACCGGTGGCTTCAAGAAACCCCGCGAACTCACTTGGGTGACGGGTGTGGTTTTGGCGGTGATTACCGTCAGCTTTGGTGTCACGGGCTACTCCCTGCCTTGGGACCAAGTGGGCTATTGGGCGGTCAAAATCGTTTCCGGTATCCCTGCGGCGATTCCCGTGGTCGGTGACCAACTGGTGGAACTGATGCGTGGTGGTGAAAGTGTCGGTCAAGCGACCCTCACTCGCTTCTATAGCTTGCACACCTTTGTGCTCCCTTGGTCAATCGCCGTCTTTATGCTGATGCACTTCCTGATGATTCGTAAGCAGGGCATTTCGGGTCCCCTGTAA
- the petD gene encoding cytochrome b6-f complex subunit IV: protein MAKVLKKPDLTNPALRAKLKKGMGHNYYGEPAWPNDLLYIFPVVIMGTIALVIGLAVMDPAMVGEPADPFATPLEILPEWYLYPTFQIFRVVPNKLLGVLMNASIPLGLMLIPFIESVNKFQNPFRRPVAMTVFLFGTLVTLWLGIGAAFPLDKSLTLGLF from the coding sequence ATGGCAAAAGTTTTGAAAAAGCCTGATTTAACGAATCCGGCTCTGCGGGCAAAACTGAAAAAAGGCATGGGCCACAACTACTATGGCGAACCTGCTTGGCCCAATGACCTGCTTTACATCTTCCCTGTGGTGATTATGGGCACGATCGCCCTTGTTATCGGTCTGGCGGTGATGGATCCTGCCATGGTGGGCGAACCAGCAGATCCCTTTGCCACCCCCTTGGAAATTTTGCCAGAGTGGTACCTCTATCCCACCTTCCAGATTTTCCGGGTGGTACCCAACAAGCTGCTGGGTGTGCTCATGAATGCCTCGATTCCCTTGGGCTTGATGCTGATTCCTTTCATCGAAAGTGTCAATAAGTTCCAGAATCCCTTTCGTCGTCCTGTGGCCATGACGGTCTTCCTCTTTGGCACACTGGTCACCCTGTGGCTGGGTATTGGTGCTGCTTTCCCCTTGGATAAGTCGCTCACCCTTGGCCTATTCTAA
- a CDS encoding NYN domain-containing protein, giving the protein MLPAQERLSIFIDGNNMFYAQQKNGWFFDPRRVLEFFTRDPKIVLVNAFWYTGLKDMQDQRSFRDALINLGYTVRTKLLKEYYDESLGKYYQKANLDIEIVIDMFNTVGQYDRVVLFSGDGDFERAIELLRSKNTHITVVSTEGMIARELRNATDRYIDLNEIRPFIEKIDLQHSN; this is encoded by the coding sequence ATGCTTCCTGCTCAAGAACGGCTCTCAATTTTTATCGATGGAAATAACATGTTCTATGCCCAGCAGAAAAACGGCTGGTTTTTCGATCCCCGTCGTGTCCTTGAATTCTTCACCCGTGATCCCAAGATTGTACTGGTGAATGCCTTTTGGTACACCGGCCTTAAGGATATGCAGGATCAGCGTTCGTTTCGCGATGCGCTCATTAACCTTGGCTACACCGTGCGCACAAAACTGTTGAAAGAGTACTACGATGAAAGCCTTGGCAAGTACTACCAAAAAGCCAATTTAGACATTGAAATTGTGATTGATATGTTCAACACCGTTGGTCAGTACGATCGCGTGGTTCTCTTTAGCGGCGATGGTGATTTTGAGCGAGCAATCGAGTTACTGCGTTCCAAAAACACCCATATTACAGTGGTTTCCACCGAAGGAATGATTGCCCGTGAACTGCGCAATGCCACCGATCGCTACATTGATCTCAATGAAATTCGCCCCTTTATTGAAAAAATTGACCTGCAACATTCAAACTAA
- a CDS encoding RecQ family ATP-dependent DNA helicase: MPDADLKPIQAALQQYWGYSELRSPQAEVMRALLQRRDALVVLPTGAGKSLCFQLPAVLQGGLTLVVSPLLALMENQITELRQRGLAAAAYHSELPSSQRRQILSQLRDYRLLYVSPESLFSNPLWQSLCSAQVQLNGLIVDEAHCLVQWGDRFRPAYRRLGTVRPALRQCKPQQSPLAIAAFTATADPHAQRTLIEVLGLEQPVQIIHSPYRANLHLAVRSVWSRGYRRHCLQQFLKQQGRTCGLIYARTRHDCETIATWLQEQGHRTSPYHGGLPAAQRRQIERDWLQDKLPFVVCTNAFGMGVNKPDVRWICHYQPPLQLSEYLQEVGRAGRDGEAAQALVLVSDRWGLDREDQQRWSFFQHQSQDTYNRAMALQTQLPLQGNLQQLRQHFPEVELTLALLHQQGALRWQDPFHYCRQPLAQVPPPPKDPQEQLMQKFLYHRGCRWQFLLQAFGFATEARGFHCGHCDRCRPPHRSRKIP, from the coding sequence ATGCCAGACGCGGATTTAAAGCCGATACAGGCTGCCCTACAGCAATACTGGGGCTATTCTGAGTTGCGATCGCCCCAAGCAGAGGTGATGAGGGCACTCCTGCAACGACGGGACGCCCTAGTGGTGCTGCCCACAGGAGCGGGCAAAAGTCTCTGTTTTCAGTTGCCAGCCGTGCTTCAAGGGGGATTGACGCTGGTGGTCTCGCCGCTGCTCGCCCTCATGGAAAATCAGATCACCGAATTGCGGCAACGGGGGCTTGCGGCCGCCGCCTATCACAGTGAACTGCCCAGCAGTCAACGCCGCCAAATTCTCTCGCAGCTAAGGGACTACCGTTTGCTGTATGTTTCGCCGGAGTCCTTATTTTCTAACCCTCTTTGGCAATCCCTCTGTTCAGCGCAGGTGCAACTCAATGGCTTGATTGTGGATGAAGCCCATTGCCTTGTGCAGTGGGGCGATCGCTTTCGACCGGCTTATCGTCGCTTGGGAACGGTGCGCCCTGCCCTTCGCCAATGTAAACCTCAGCAGTCACCACTGGCGATCGCTGCTTTTACCGCCACTGCCGATCCCCATGCCCAACGCACCCTCATTGAGGTTTTAGGTCTAGAGCAGCCGGTGCAGATCATCCACAGTCCCTACCGTGCCAATCTCCATTTGGCTGTACGTTCTGTGTGGAGTCGCGGGTATCGCCGCCATTGTCTCCAGCAATTTCTCAAGCAGCAGGGGAGAACCTGCGGATTGATCTATGCCCGCACCCGCCACGACTGTGAAACCATTGCCACTTGGCTGCAGGAGCAGGGACACCGCACCAGCCCTTACCATGGCGGACTACCGGCAGCACAGCGGCGCCAAATTGAGCGTGATTGGTTGCAGGACAAACTGCCTTTTGTGGTCTGTACCAATGCCTTTGGTATGGGAGTCAATAAACCCGATGTGCGTTGGATTTGCCACTACCAGCCGCCCCTGCAACTCAGTGAATATCTCCAAGAGGTGGGACGCGCTGGGCGAGATGGCGAAGCGGCACAGGCCCTGGTTTTGGTGAGCGATCGCTGGGGCTTGGATCGCGAAGATCAACAGCGTTGGTCTTTTTTTCAGCACCAAAGTCAAGACACCTACAATCGCGCCATGGCACTTCAGACGCAGCTGCCCCTCCAGGGTAATCTGCAGCAACTGCGGCAACACTTTCCTGAAGTGGAATTGACCCTGGCATTACTGCATCAACAGGGGGCCCTCCGCTGGCAAGATCCCTTTCACTATTGCCGTCAACCCTTGGCACAGGTGCCACCCCCACCCAAAGACCCTCAAGAACAGTTGATGCAAAAGTTCCTCTATCACCGGGGCTGCCGCTGGCAGTTTCTCCTCCAAGCCTTTGGTTTTGCCACTGAGGCAAGGGGATTCCACTGTGGCCATTGCGATCGCTGTCGGCCGCCGCACCGCTCCCGCAAAATACCGTAA
- a CDS encoding FxLYD domain-containing protein, with protein sequence MTDFKWHIEGGTGFIVGVLKNYSKGYFRLVQADFELFDQGGQQVGTVAVQVYGLGPEETWQFRELIANHQAVRARLVKLQSFN encoded by the coding sequence ATGACGGACTTTAAGTGGCACATTGAGGGTGGTACAGGGTTTATTGTCGGGGTTCTTAAAAACTACAGTAAAGGGTATTTTCGCTTAGTTCAGGCGGACTTTGAACTCTTTGACCAAGGCGGTCAGCAAGTTGGGACAGTGGCGGTACAGGTTTATGGTCTTGGCCCTGAGGAAACATGGCAATTCCGTGAACTGATAGCCAATCATCAGGCAGTGCGAGCACGGCTGGTAAAATTACAGTCATTCAATTAA
- a CDS encoding HAD family hydrolase translates to MFRFPQQGATPLAMAHLKALIFDVDGTLADTERDGHRIAFNKAFAAAGLDWEWDIPLYGQLLAVAGGKERIRYYLECFRPDWPRPQNLDALIADLHKAKTRYYTELLAAGAIPLRPGVKRLLTEAREAGLRLAIATTTTPANVTALLENALAPDGVSWFEIIAAGDVVPAKKPAPDIYFYTLEKMRLSPQECLAFEDSANGIQAATASHLATIITITDYTKDHDFRDAALVLDCLGEPDYPFQVLRGEVGWTTYVDVPLLRSLHQQWTSTLSQG, encoded by the coding sequence ATGTTTAGGTTTCCCCAGCAGGGAGCGACACCGCTTGCTATGGCACACCTTAAAGCCCTGATCTTTGATGTCGATGGCACCTTAGCAGATACGGAGCGGGATGGCCATCGTATCGCCTTCAACAAGGCCTTTGCCGCCGCTGGTCTAGATTGGGAATGGGACATTCCCCTCTATGGTCAACTCCTGGCGGTGGCTGGGGGCAAGGAGCGGATCCGGTATTACCTTGAGTGCTTTCGTCCCGATTGGCCACGTCCCCAAAATTTGGATGCTCTGATTGCCGATTTACACAAGGCCAAGACCCGCTATTATACCGAGCTATTGGCGGCAGGGGCTATTCCCCTGCGGCCGGGGGTGAAACGGCTCCTCACTGAAGCCCGGGAAGCAGGATTACGTTTGGCGATCGCCACCACGACCACCCCTGCCAATGTCACCGCACTCCTTGAAAATGCCCTCGCTCCTGATGGCGTCAGTTGGTTTGAGATAATTGCTGCCGGGGATGTAGTTCCAGCCAAGAAACCCGCGCCCGACATTTACTTCTACACGCTTGAAAAGATGCGCCTCTCACCCCAAGAGTGCCTTGCCTTTGAGGATTCCGCCAATGGGATTCAGGCGGCCACTGCCAGTCACCTAGCGACCATTATCACGATTACCGACTACACCAAGGATCATGATTTTCGTGATGCAGCGCTGGTCTTGGATTGCTTAGGGGAACCGGACTACCCCTTTCAGGTTCTGCGCGGTGAGGTGGGTTGGACAACCTATGTGGATGTCCCCCTATTGCGATCGCTGCACCAGCAGTGGACAAGCACGTTGAGTCAGGGATAA
- a CDS encoding DUF2808 domain-containing protein translates to MVQRFLPVLILLGCSFGLATPALVRAQANQGFTFTWGEGPSGRQQLQYHLDNGTPGFMGDRYWLRLGQQKVAINRINITYPDYYNGIIDPKGIEVRIGGDRGNRFFQFRRDPGTKIQLAEVSVDRDNRVIDIVPAEVIPAGTPVQVILNNVRNPNNGGMYYFNARIGSPGDIPLMRYVGTWILSIANN, encoded by the coding sequence ATGGTGCAGCGTTTCCTGCCGGTTCTGATTTTGTTGGGGTGTAGTTTTGGTCTTGCGACCCCTGCCCTTGTGCGTGCCCAAGCCAATCAGGGCTTTACGTTTACTTGGGGTGAGGGGCCGAGTGGCCGACAGCAGTTGCAATACCACTTAGATAACGGCACCCCCGGTTTTATGGGCGATCGCTATTGGCTGCGGCTGGGTCAGCAGAAAGTGGCCATCAATCGCATTAACATTACCTATCCCGACTACTACAACGGTATTATTGATCCCAAAGGCATTGAGGTGCGCATCGGTGGCGATCGCGGCAATCGCTTCTTCCAATTTCGCCGTGACCCCGGCACCAAAATTCAATTGGCGGAAGTCTCCGTTGATCGCGATAACCGCGTGATTGATATTGTGCCGGCTGAGGTGATTCCCGCCGGAACACCGGTGCAAGTTATTCTCAATAATGTGCGCAACCCTAACAATGGCGGCATGTACTATTTCAATGCCCGCATTGGCTCCCCTGGAGATATTCCCCTCATGCGCTACGTTGGCACCTGGATTCTCAGCATTGCCAATAACTAA
- a CDS encoding lysophospholipid acyltransferase family protein, whose protein sequence is MYRLVGDVVLRRYFRTLEVQGQERVPQRGPVILAPTHRSRWDALIIPYVTGRRVSGRDLYYMVSHDEMLGLQGWVIAQCGGFPVNTQAPSVSALRTGVELLRQGQALVVFPEGNIFRDRQIHPLKPGLARLALQAAQRCEQAIQILPILLDYAQPYPQWGSAVKVIIGAPLSTDNYDASRPKSAAQQLTSDLFRRLQQLQGGRSPLCFA, encoded by the coding sequence ATGTACCGCCTCGTGGGGGACGTTGTCCTGCGGCGCTATTTTCGTACCCTTGAGGTGCAAGGGCAGGAGCGGGTGCCCCAAAGGGGTCCAGTGATCTTGGCCCCCACCCACCGTTCCCGCTGGGATGCGCTGATTATTCCCTATGTCACTGGGCGGCGGGTGAGTGGGCGCGACCTCTACTACATGGTGTCCCACGATGAGATGTTGGGACTACAGGGCTGGGTGATTGCTCAGTGTGGCGGTTTTCCCGTCAATACCCAAGCGCCTTCGGTGAGTGCGTTGCGTACGGGTGTGGAACTGCTCCGGCAGGGGCAAGCCTTGGTGGTGTTCCCTGAGGGGAATATCTTTCGCGATCGCCAGATTCATCCCCTCAAGCCGGGGTTGGCTCGCTTAGCCCTTCAGGCGGCCCAGCGCTGTGAACAAGCAATCCAGATTCTGCCAATTTTACTCGATTATGCCCAGCCCTACCCACAGTGGGGAAGTGCGGTCAAGGTAATCATTGGGGCTCCCTTGAGTACCGACAATTACGATGCCAGCCGGCCAAAAAGTGCTGCCCAACAACTGACCAGTGATCTCTTTAGAAGACTTCAGCAGCTCCAAGGGGGGCGATCGCCCCTGTGTTTTGCTTAG
- a CDS encoding glycerol acyltransferase, with translation MSSVVTTAQPPLHFLPQRFSYPVWWTVARLLPLYIRYGLGLQRVEGVNVETLARYYQQFQQGQVRLLIAFRHPCTDDPLVMGYLMWHLLPQTARRLGIPLRPPTNGYFLYDRGIPLWAGAQIGWLFSRLGGISIMRGKLDSQALRSARELLLGGRFPLAAAPEGATNEHNELVAPLEPGVAQLGFWCLEDLAKAGRSLPVVILPIGIQYSLSQPSWERMARLMAQLENRLGCPTDSHSTQPDDLYRRLLNLAIHLLDRLEAFYATSYGQDFPELPPFDSANAKLAARIQRLLNSALVVAESYFGLKPSADFVSRCRRIEQAAWERMFRSDLAQLSAVERCLADWLAEEANVRLRHMRLAERFTSITGSYIREKFTIHRFADVALILWRTFDWLEGKSSNLNRLVGLRQVRLSVGDPLNLESYWPLYRRDRQGARQAVKEVTEQLRQQFEALIVPTDA, from the coding sequence ATGTCCAGTGTAGTGACAACTGCCCAACCGCCGTTGCATTTTCTCCCCCAGCGGTTTAGCTACCCCGTCTGGTGGACAGTAGCAAGACTCCTGCCCCTCTACATTCGCTATGGTCTTGGGCTACAGCGGGTTGAAGGGGTGAATGTGGAGACCCTTGCCCGTTATTACCAGCAGTTTCAGCAGGGACAGGTCCGGCTCCTCATTGCCTTTCGCCATCCCTGTACGGATGATCCGTTGGTGATGGGCTATTTGATGTGGCATTTACTGCCGCAAACAGCACGGCGGCTGGGCATTCCCTTGCGTCCGCCGACAAATGGCTATTTTCTCTACGATCGCGGGATTCCCCTCTGGGCAGGGGCGCAGATTGGTTGGCTCTTTTCACGGTTGGGGGGGATTTCCATCATGCGCGGTAAGCTCGATAGCCAAGCCCTGCGCTCAGCGCGGGAGCTACTTCTCGGAGGACGATTTCCCCTAGCGGCAGCGCCGGAGGGAGCAACGAATGAGCACAACGAACTGGTCGCACCTTTGGAGCCGGGGGTGGCCCAACTGGGATTTTGGTGTCTAGAAGATTTAGCCAAGGCGGGGCGATCGCTCCCCGTGGTCATTCTTCCCATTGGCATTCAGTACAGCCTCAGTCAGCCCTCTTGGGAGCGCATGGCAAGGCTGATGGCACAACTGGAGAACCGCCTTGGGTGCCCTACAGATTCTCACAGTACCCAGCCAGACGACCTCTACCGCCGCCTGCTGAATTTAGCGATCCACCTCTTGGATCGCCTGGAGGCTTTTTATGCCACCTCCTATGGTCAAGATTTTCCCGAACTGCCCCCCTTTGACTCTGCCAATGCTAAATTGGCAGCGCGAATTCAGCGCCTCCTCAACAGCGCCCTTGTGGTGGCAGAGTCCTACTTTGGTCTGAAGCCCAGTGCCGATTTTGTGAGTCGCTGCCGACGCATTGAACAGGCTGCTTGGGAACGGATGTTTCGCAGTGATTTGGCACAACTTTCGGCCGTAGAGCGCTGCCTAGCCGATTGGTTGGCCGAGGAAGCCAATGTGCGATTGCGTCATATGCGTCTTGCGGAGCGATTTACCTCAATTACGGGTAGCTATATCCGTGAGAAATTCACGATTCATCGCTTTGCAGATGTCGCGCTGATTCTCTGGCGCACATTTGATTGGCTAGAGGGAAAAAGCTCGAATCTCAATCGTTTGGTGGGTTTGCGGCAGGTGCGCCTCAGTGTCGGCGACCCTCTCAATTTAGAGAGCTATTGGCCTCTGTACCGGCGCGATCGCCAAGGGGCACGGCAAGCCGTCAAGGAAGTGACTGAGCAGCTTCGCCAACAATTTGAAGCCTTAATTGTGCCTACGGACGCTTAG
- the hslO gene encoding Hsp33 family molecular chaperone HslO, producing MADFLLRATAAAEGIRAVGVITTQLTDEARKRHQLSYVATAALGRTMAAGLILASSFKQPQARVNVRIQGNGPLGTIFADAGADGTVRGYVQYPSVELPPNAKGKLDVGAAVGHQGYLYVIHDLGYGYPYSSTVELVSGEIAEDITYYLATSEQTPSALMLGVFVEESGVTAAGGLMLQVLPKAANDEHLIATLEQRVANLKGFTPLLQAGRTLPDIFQELLGDMDLQILPQRQMVRFHCGCSHERMLAALKLLGEAELRDILATEAKAEATCQFCNAVYWADQPMLEQLIAELATASV from the coding sequence ATGGCCGATTTTCTGTTGCGAGCAACTGCCGCTGCCGAAGGCATCCGGGCCGTAGGTGTGATTACCACTCAACTCACTGATGAAGCCCGCAAACGTCACCAACTGTCCTACGTGGCCACAGCGGCCTTGGGACGAACCATGGCCGCAGGCTTAATCCTTGCCTCCAGTTTCAAACAGCCCCAAGCACGGGTGAATGTGCGCATTCAGGGCAACGGTCCCCTAGGAACCATTTTTGCCGATGCTGGTGCCGATGGCACAGTTCGCGGCTATGTGCAGTACCCCAGTGTTGAACTGCCCCCCAATGCCAAGGGCAAACTCGATGTGGGGGCAGCGGTGGGCCATCAGGGATATCTCTACGTCATCCACGATCTTGGCTACGGCTACCCCTATTCCAGCACGGTGGAGCTAGTCTCCGGCGAAATTGCAGAAGACATCACCTACTACCTCGCCACCTCAGAGCAAACCCCCTCCGCCCTGATGTTGGGTGTTTTTGTCGAAGAGTCCGGGGTGACTGCCGCCGGTGGGTTGATGTTACAGGTGCTACCCAAAGCGGCCAATGATGAACACCTGATCGCGACCCTTGAACAACGGGTGGCCAATCTTAAGGGCTTTACACCACTGCTACAGGCAGGGCGGACACTGCCAGATATCTTTCAGGAACTCTTAGGGGATATGGATTTACAAATCTTGCCCCAACGGCAAATGGTGCGCTTCCACTGTGGCTGTTCCCATGAACGGATGTTAGCGGCACTCAAGCTCCTAGGGGAGGCAGAATTAAGAGATATCCTAGCCACAGAGGCAAAGGCAGAAGCCACCTGTCAGTTTTGTAATGCTGTCTATTGGGCCGATCAACCGATGTTAGAGCAGTTAATTGCGGAGTTGGCCACTGCCTCAGTTTAG
- the mazG gene encoding nucleoside triphosphate pyrophosphohydrolase — protein MAMPLTVLPATTVLTEATQLPQGGLITEIPTLAIAHRLAQQLRRHWPLETPLTLIDAQYQSIPLTLGELAELTDANCPLQLYVPPPLPEALTQFQRLMDVVRELRHPERGCPWDLQQTPTSLIPYVLEEAYEVVHALQEGDAGAIAEELGDLLLQVVLQSQLAQEAGQFTLAQVIQRITDKLIRRHPHVFGEVALTTAQEVRDQWEQIKAAEKGTELPLSQTLQRYARTLPPLMAGMKIGERASRAGLDWPTISGAWEKFYEELAEFQEALLQGNAEQQAAELGDLLFSVINLARWCQLDPVNALQQTYQRFIQRLACIEAVIDRPLETYTLEELEALWQQAKVQLATDSEATPMETEEEA, from the coding sequence ATGGCCATGCCCCTCACTGTCTTGCCTGCCACAACTGTTTTGACAGAAGCGACTCAATTGCCCCAGGGCGGCTTGATTACGGAGATTCCGACGCTGGCGATCGCCCACCGTTTGGCCCAGCAGTTGCGCCGCCATTGGCCCCTAGAGACCCCCTTAACGCTGATTGATGCGCAATACCAGAGTATCCCCCTGACCCTTGGGGAATTGGCCGAGCTCACCGATGCCAACTGTCCTTTACAGCTCTATGTGCCGCCCCCCTTGCCAGAGGCCTTGACGCAATTTCAACGCCTGATGGATGTGGTTCGAGAGCTGCGCCATCCGGAGCGTGGCTGTCCTTGGGATTTGCAGCAAACCCCAACCAGTCTCATTCCCTATGTCCTTGAGGAAGCCTATGAAGTGGTACATGCCCTGCAGGAGGGAGATGCGGGGGCGATCGCCGAAGAATTGGGAGACCTGTTGCTTCAAGTTGTTCTCCAGAGCCAACTTGCCCAAGAAGCCGGCCAATTTACCCTTGCTCAAGTCATTCAAAGGATTACCGATAAACTCATCCGCCGCCATCCCCACGTCTTTGGTGAAGTGGCACTCACCACTGCTCAAGAGGTGCGCGACCAATGGGAGCAAATCAAAGCGGCTGAAAAAGGCACCGAACTCCCCCTGAGTCAAACGCTGCAACGTTACGCACGCACCCTCCCACCCCTGATGGCCGGCATGAAAATTGGTGAGCGAGCCAGTCGCGCTGGCCTCGATTGGCCGACGATTAGTGGTGCATGGGAGAAATTTTACGAGGAACTGGCGGAGTTTCAGGAGGCCCTTCTGCAAGGGAATGCTGAGCAACAGGCAGCGGAATTAGGAGACCTGCTCTTCAGTGTGATTAACCTTGCCCGCTGGTGCCAACTGGATCCTGTTAATGCCCTGCAACAAACCTACCAACGCTTTATTCAACGCTTGGCCTGTATTGAGGCAGTCATCGATCGCCCCCTTGAGACGTACACCCTAGAAGAACTAGAAGCCCTCTGGCAACAGGCCAAAGTACAGTTAGCCACCGACAGCGAGGCAACCCCTATGGAGACTGAGGAAGAGGCCTAG